One Thunnus maccoyii chromosome 14, fThuMac1.1, whole genome shotgun sequence genomic window carries:
- the gsta.1 gene encoding glutathione S-transferase, alpha tandem duplicate 1: protein MAGKVVLHYFNGRGRMESIRWLLAVAEVEFDEVFLTTRQQYEKLLSDGVLMFQQVPMVEIDGMNLVQTKAILNYIAEKYNLHGKDLKDRVMINMYWDGLIDLIKMIMSVPFTIDATKKLNIIQTKAKERYFPVYEKALSGQIYLVGGKLSCADVMLLECVLMLEEKFPEILSEFPNIKALRDRMIQLPAVARFLQPGSKRKPQSDEVYVKAVREVFNVNLVFP, encoded by the exons ATGGCTGGGAAGGTTGTGCTGCACTACTTCAATGGGAGAGGCAGAATGGAGTCAATCCGCTGGCTTTTGGCAGTTGCAGAGGTTGAG TTTGACGAGGTGTTCCTGACAACCCGTCAGCAGTATGAAAAACTCCTGAGTG ATGGAGTCCTCATGTTTCAACAGGTTCCAATGGTGGAAATTGACGGCATGAACCTTGTTCAGACAAAGGCGATCTTGAACTACATAGCAGAGAAGTACAATCTTCATGGGAAAGATCTGAAAGACCGCGTTAT GATCAACATGTACTGGGACGGACTGATCGATCTCATAAAAATGATCATGAGTGTGCCCTTTACTATCGATGCGACAAAGAAACTGAACATCATTCAAACTAAAGCAAAAGAGCGCTACTTTCCTGTGTATGAAAAG GCCTTGTCTGGACAAATTTACCTGGTGGGAGGTAAACTAAGCTGTGCAGATGTGATGCTACTTGAATGCGTCCTAATGTTAGAGGAGAAATTTCCTGAAATCCTCTCTGAGTTTCCCAACATCAAG GCTTTGCGGGACAGGATGATCCAGCTGCCTGCTGTCGCCCGATTCCTGCAGCCAGGCAGCAAGAGGAAGCCTCAGTCAGATGAAGTCTATGTTAAAGCTGTCAGGGAAGTGTTCAACGTTAACTTAGTGTTCCCATGA
- the LOC121911549 gene encoding serine/threonine-protein kinase ICK-like isoform X1, translating to MNRYTTIRQLGDGTYGSVILGRSLESGELVAIKKMKRKFYSWEECMNLREVKSLKKLNHANVIKLKEVIRENDHLYFIFEYMKENLYQLMKDRSRLFPESAVRNIMFQILQGLAFIHKHGFFHRDMKPENLLCMGPELVKIADFGLAREIRSRPPYTDYVSTRWYRAPEVLLRSTSYSSPIDQWAVGCIMAELYTLRPLFPGSSEVDTIFKICQVLGTPKKNDWPEGYQLGCAMNFRWPQCVPSNLKTLIPNASPEAIHLMTDLLQWDPKKRPASAQALRYSYFHVGQALGTPQQILEQGRPQPGLVPLQAPLQSQQTLQQQQQQQQQQQQQPLLLKPVPPSQPPPPNQHCSPSRPLQQIQPSPISAAAQVAAYQRHTELVREQQPKHILKQEQSEGTPQSHLPYIVDKGLQSKQTRQESENANLMSYQLKPKGGRRRWGHGTGHLKGEDWDDYEETDLTSISILGKSNFSREKSRQGEDALSRYGNVLDFSRPNAKEDAPLNLNKSTAYQEPSRTASAKQHYLRQSRYLPGISTKKNVAINASKDFSGSHLWGNSSIPFGGTLPSRGTHGTNTIPGGYMPSFYKKDVGSAGHRGHQGSSVESTASNYATWRSGRSHMSTSANMPLANKSTPGLLPRPPVQAIHGRTDWSAKYGHR from the exons ATGAATAGATACACAACGATCAGACAGCTCGGGGATGGCACCTACGGCTCCGTCATCCTCGGCCGCAGTCTGGAATCAGGGGAACTAGTTGCCATAAAGAA AATGAAAAGGAAGTTCTACTCCTGGGAAGAATGCATGAACCTCCGTGAAGTCAAG TCCTTAAAGAAACTCAACCATGCTAACGTGATCAAACTTAAGGAGGTCATTCGAGAAAATGACCACTTGTACTTTATATTTGAGTACATGAAGGAAAATTTGTATCAGCTAATGaaagacag GTCTCGGTTGTTTCCTGAATCTGCTGTAAGAAATATTATGTTTCAGATACTACAGGGGCTCGCTTTCATTCATAAACACG GGTTTTTCCATAGAGATATGAAACCTGAGAATCTTCTGTGCATGGGCCCAGAGCTGGTGAAAATCGCTGACTTTGGGCTCGCCCGTGAGATCAGATCTCGACCGCCGTACACAGACTATGTCTCAACTAGATG GTACAGAGCCCCGGAGGTTCTGCTCAGATCCACATCCTACAGTTCACCCATAGACCAGTGGGCAGTTGGCTGCATCATGGCAGAGCTTTACACCCTCAGGCCTCTGTTTCCAGGCTCCAGCGAAGTAGACACCATATTCAAGATTTGCCAAGTTTTGGGGACACCAAAGAAG AATGATTGGCCGGAGGGATACCAGCTGGGATGTGCTATGAACTTCCGCTGGCCTCAGTGTGTTCCCAGTAATCTGAAGACACTCATCCCAAATGCCAGCCCTGAAGCCATCCATCTGATGACAGACCTGCTCCAGTGGGATCCCAAGAAGAGACCAGCTTCTGCCCAG GCTCTCAGGTACTCCTACTTCCATGTGGGCCAGGCTTTGGGCACTCCTCAGCAGATCCTGGAGCAGGGCAGACCTCAGCCAGGTCTTGTTCCGCTGCAGGCACCATTACAGTCACAACAGACgctgcagcaacagcagcagcagcagcagcagcagcagcagcaaccccTGCTACTGAAGCCTGTACCCCCCTCCCAGCCTCCACCCCCAAACCAACACTGCTCCCCCTCCAGGCCTCTGCAGCAGATCCAGCCCTCTCCCATATCAGCAGCTGCCCAGGTGGCAGCGTACCAACGGCACACAGAGCTGGTGCGAGAGCAGCAGCCGAAGCACATCCTGAAGCAGGAACAGAGTGAAGGAACGCCACAGAGCCATCTTCCTTATATTGTTGACAAGGGCCTCCAGAGCAAG cagACGAGGCAGGAGTCAGAGAACGCAAACCTAATGAGCTATCAGTTGAAACCGAAGGGAGGGCGTCGGCGGTGGGGCCATGGCACAGGACACCTCAAGGGTGAAGACTGGGACGACTATGAAGAAACTGATCTAACGTCAATAAGTATTCTTGGAAAAAGTAACTTCTCCAGAGAGAAGTCGAGGCAGGGAGAGGACGCACTGAGCAG ataTGGAAATGTTCTGGATTTCAGTCGACCAAATGCAAAGGAAGACGCACCTTTAAACCTGAATAAGTCTACAGCCTACCAGGAGCCATCGAGGACCGCCTCTGCCAAACAACATTACTTGAGGCAGTCAAGATATTTACCTG GCATCAGCACAAAAAAGAACGTGGCCATAAATGCAAGTAAAGACTTCAGCGGGAGCCATCTTTGGGGCAACAGTAGTATTCCATTCGGAGGGACTCTACCGAGCAGAGGCACTCATG GTACAAATACAATCCCGGGTGGATACATGCCATCCTTTTACAAAAAAGATGTTGGCTCTGCTGGTCATAGAGGGCATCAGGGTTCTTCAGTGGAATCAACTGCATCAA ATTATGCAACTTGGCGGTCTGGCCGGAGTCATATGAGCACTTCTGCCAACATGCCGTTGGCCAACAAGAGCACCCCTGGTCTGCTGCCACGCCCGCCAGTACAGGCCATCCACGGGCGAACAGACTGGTCTGCCAAATACGGACACCGCTAG
- the LOC121911549 gene encoding serine/threonine-protein kinase ICK-like isoform X2: MNRYTTIRQLGDGTYGSVILGRSLESGELVAIKKMKRKFYSWEECMNLREVKSLKKLNHANVIKLKEVIRENDHLYFIFEYMKENLYQLMKDRSRLFPESAVRNIMFQILQGLAFIHKHGFFHRDMKPENLLCMGPELVKIADFGLAREIRSRPPYTDYVSTRWYRAPEVLLRSTSYSSPIDQWAVGCIMAELYTLRPLFPGSSEVDTIFKICQVLGTPKKNDWPEGYQLGCAMNFRWPQCVPSNLKTLIPNASPEAIHLMTDLLQWDPKKRPASAQALRYSYFHVGQALGTPQQILEQGRPQPGLVPLQAPLQSQQTLQQQQQQQQQQQQQPLLLKPVPPSQPPPPNQHCSPSRPLQQIQPSPISAAAQVAAYQRHTELVREQQPKHILKQEQSEGTPQSHLPYIVDKGLQSKTRQESENANLMSYQLKPKGGRRRWGHGTGHLKGEDWDDYEETDLTSISILGKSNFSREKSRQGEDALSRYGNVLDFSRPNAKEDAPLNLNKSTAYQEPSRTASAKQHYLRQSRYLPGISTKKNVAINASKDFSGSHLWGNSSIPFGGTLPSRGTHGTNTIPGGYMPSFYKKDVGSAGHRGHQGSSVESTASNYATWRSGRSHMSTSANMPLANKSTPGLLPRPPVQAIHGRTDWSAKYGHR; the protein is encoded by the exons ATGAATAGATACACAACGATCAGACAGCTCGGGGATGGCACCTACGGCTCCGTCATCCTCGGCCGCAGTCTGGAATCAGGGGAACTAGTTGCCATAAAGAA AATGAAAAGGAAGTTCTACTCCTGGGAAGAATGCATGAACCTCCGTGAAGTCAAG TCCTTAAAGAAACTCAACCATGCTAACGTGATCAAACTTAAGGAGGTCATTCGAGAAAATGACCACTTGTACTTTATATTTGAGTACATGAAGGAAAATTTGTATCAGCTAATGaaagacag GTCTCGGTTGTTTCCTGAATCTGCTGTAAGAAATATTATGTTTCAGATACTACAGGGGCTCGCTTTCATTCATAAACACG GGTTTTTCCATAGAGATATGAAACCTGAGAATCTTCTGTGCATGGGCCCAGAGCTGGTGAAAATCGCTGACTTTGGGCTCGCCCGTGAGATCAGATCTCGACCGCCGTACACAGACTATGTCTCAACTAGATG GTACAGAGCCCCGGAGGTTCTGCTCAGATCCACATCCTACAGTTCACCCATAGACCAGTGGGCAGTTGGCTGCATCATGGCAGAGCTTTACACCCTCAGGCCTCTGTTTCCAGGCTCCAGCGAAGTAGACACCATATTCAAGATTTGCCAAGTTTTGGGGACACCAAAGAAG AATGATTGGCCGGAGGGATACCAGCTGGGATGTGCTATGAACTTCCGCTGGCCTCAGTGTGTTCCCAGTAATCTGAAGACACTCATCCCAAATGCCAGCCCTGAAGCCATCCATCTGATGACAGACCTGCTCCAGTGGGATCCCAAGAAGAGACCAGCTTCTGCCCAG GCTCTCAGGTACTCCTACTTCCATGTGGGCCAGGCTTTGGGCACTCCTCAGCAGATCCTGGAGCAGGGCAGACCTCAGCCAGGTCTTGTTCCGCTGCAGGCACCATTACAGTCACAACAGACgctgcagcaacagcagcagcagcagcagcagcagcagcagcaaccccTGCTACTGAAGCCTGTACCCCCCTCCCAGCCTCCACCCCCAAACCAACACTGCTCCCCCTCCAGGCCTCTGCAGCAGATCCAGCCCTCTCCCATATCAGCAGCTGCCCAGGTGGCAGCGTACCAACGGCACACAGAGCTGGTGCGAGAGCAGCAGCCGAAGCACATCCTGAAGCAGGAACAGAGTGAAGGAACGCCACAGAGCCATCTTCCTTATATTGTTGACAAGGGCCTCCAGAGCAAG ACGAGGCAGGAGTCAGAGAACGCAAACCTAATGAGCTATCAGTTGAAACCGAAGGGAGGGCGTCGGCGGTGGGGCCATGGCACAGGACACCTCAAGGGTGAAGACTGGGACGACTATGAAGAAACTGATCTAACGTCAATAAGTATTCTTGGAAAAAGTAACTTCTCCAGAGAGAAGTCGAGGCAGGGAGAGGACGCACTGAGCAG ataTGGAAATGTTCTGGATTTCAGTCGACCAAATGCAAAGGAAGACGCACCTTTAAACCTGAATAAGTCTACAGCCTACCAGGAGCCATCGAGGACCGCCTCTGCCAAACAACATTACTTGAGGCAGTCAAGATATTTACCTG GCATCAGCACAAAAAAGAACGTGGCCATAAATGCAAGTAAAGACTTCAGCGGGAGCCATCTTTGGGGCAACAGTAGTATTCCATTCGGAGGGACTCTACCGAGCAGAGGCACTCATG GTACAAATACAATCCCGGGTGGATACATGCCATCCTTTTACAAAAAAGATGTTGGCTCTGCTGGTCATAGAGGGCATCAGGGTTCTTCAGTGGAATCAACTGCATCAA ATTATGCAACTTGGCGGTCTGGCCGGAGTCATATGAGCACTTCTGCCAACATGCCGTTGGCCAACAAGAGCACCCCTGGTCTGCTGCCACGCCCGCCAGTACAGGCCATCCACGGGCGAACAGACTGGTCTGCCAAATACGGACACCGCTAG